In a genomic window of Gouania willdenowi chromosome 11, fGouWil2.1, whole genome shotgun sequence:
- the LOC114472209 gene encoding teashirt homolog 1-like: MPRRKQQAPRRSAAYGSEDELKVGNADDEEHLQDDGLSLDGQDGDCLYDEDVRDQYSCHNSPLSNGTNPDAGYASPLSTTSDQLADLKNTSGFIDQESVEEKLKEDTESVNGLSLQDSLAKMKAVYANLISDASWSSIALDMLKSKQGNNFAVNNGNGSNHKQSNGVLNSHSPGNSHVKNRCSSTNTSATTSVTTTSNSNSSARTVSSNSSINVSSGSTGGLTYDWHQAALAKTLQHTPYQLLPEPSLFSTVQLYRQNNKLYGPVFTGASKFRCKDCSAAYDTLVGLTVHMNETGHYRDDNKDTEDDRSKKWSKPRKRSLLEMEGKEDAQKVLKCMYCGHSFESLQDLSVHMIKTKHYQKVPLKEPMPALATKLVPPTKKRAFQDLMSPSSPESVSPSMLQGEVPKDQKLANPYVTPNNRYGYQNGASYTWQFEARKAQILKCMECGSSHDTLQQLTAHMMVTGHFLKVTNSASKKGKQLVFDPVFEEKIQSIPLPPTTTRLPAPNGKPHSDSPLPPSFDEHQEDNTDMETEEQIIELGEPEKKIKEEKEDPVEKGEKPGKIRSSQYLTEEDLAETPKGGLDILKSLENTVSSAISKAQTGTPTWGGYPSIHAAYQLHGSLKSSLPSGAQIQPLFSSTSLKTMPSDLGSLMNSPNSSSPPPSHRSNVLAMEELVEKMTGQTTVKNEKEDKPVDVKYRHGKSPVLNHKDNRASPKAENISRVVKNYISEEQNEPRSTEGEQKEVKFDVKIKNEADSPKKSVSNGCSNLSIITDHSPEQPLVNPLSALQSIMNNHLGKAAKVATPFIDPFSMLSKMTNSVNMKQAESISQYNSDNDDQPMDLTKSKNKDPSPGKGGPIPKNVNSKLVFKNFSQSTSPPLRENALMDISDMVKNLTGRLTPKSTTPSSVSEKSDNDGVTLEDGTEELSPIQRRKGRQSNWNPQHLLILQAQFASTLKEGPEGKFIINDLGPQERVHICKFTGLSMTTISHWLANVKYQLKRTGSTKFLKSIDSGQPLFLCSDCASQFRTPSSYIHHLESHLGFTLKDLSKLSLDLLEQQAICRIEEKTFSSSGLSDEDTGSVHQCKLCNRTFVSKHAIKLHLCKTHGKSPEDHLMFVKELEKFDKQ, encoded by the coding sequence ctTATGGATCTGAAGATGAACTGAAAGTGGGAAATGCTGATGATGAGGAGCATTTGCAAGATGATGGCCTTTCCCTTGACGGTCAAGATGGTGACTGTCTTTACGATGAGGATGTAAGAGATCAATACAGCTGCCACAACTCCCCACTCAGTAATGGCACCAACCCTGATGCTGGGTATGCTTCCCCACTCAGCACCACCAGCGATCAGCTGGCGGATCTTAAGAACACTTCCGGGTTTATTGATCAGGAAAGTGTTGAAGAGAAGTTGAAAGAAGATACAGAGTCCGTCAATGGACTCTCATTACAGGACAGTCTGGCCAAGATGAAAGCCGTCTATGCAAATTTGATTTCAGATGCCTCCTGGTCCAGCATTGCTCTGGATATGCTTAAAAGTAAACAAGGAAACAATTTTGCAGTCAACAATGGAAACGGGAGCAATCACAAACAGAGCAACGGGGTCCTCAACAGTCACAGTCCAGGAAACAGTCATGTTAAAAATAGATGTAGCAGTACCAACACTTCAGCTACAACTAGTGTTACCACCACCAGCAACAGTAACAGCAGTGCAAGAACAGTTTCAAGCAACAGTAGCATCAACGTAAGTTCTGGCAGCACGGGAGGCTTGACCTATGACTGGCATCAGGCAGCTTTGGCTAAAACCCTGCAGCACACACCATACCAACTGCTTCCTGAGCCCAGCCTTTTCAGCACTGTGCAGCTTTATAGGCAAAACAATAAGCTTTACGGCCCTGTGTTTACTGGTGCCAGCAAGTTTAGATGCAAGGACTGTAGTGCAGCCTATGACACTCTGGTTGGGTTAACTGTGCATATGAATGAGACGGGCCACTACCGGGATGACAACAAGGATACAGAGGATGATCGAAGCAAAAAGTGGTCCAAGCCACGCAAGCGCTCTTTGTTAGAGATGGAAGGCAAAGAAGATGCTCAGAAAGTTCTTAAATGCATGTACTGTGGTCACTCATTTGAGTCTTTGCAAGACCTCAGTGTCCACAtgatcaaaacaaaacactatcAGAAAGTGCCTCTAAAAGAGCCAATGCCAGCGCTTGCCACAAAGCTGGTTCCCCCAACCAAAAAAAGAGCATTTCAAGACTTGATGTCACCGAGCTCCCCAGAGTCCGTCTCACCTAGCATGCTCCAAGGTGAGGTCCCTAAAGACCAAAAACTAGCCAACCCCTATGTCACACCAAACAATCGGTACGGCTACCAAAACGGTGCCAGTTATACTTGGCAGTTTGAGGCAAGGAAGGCACAGATTCTGAAATGCATGGAGTGTGGTAGTTCTCATGACACCTTGCAGCAACTGACAGCTCATATGATGGTGACGGGACACTTTCTTAAAGTTACAAATTCGGCATCTAAAAAGGGTAAGCAGTTGGTGTTCGATCCAGTCTTTGAAGAAAAAATTCAGTCAATCCCTCTTCCTCCCACAACAACACGACTGCCTGCACCCAATGGAAAGCCACACTCAGACTCCCCGTTACCTCCCTCTTTTGATGAACACCAAGAAGATAACACAGATATGGAAACTGAAGAACAAATAATAGAACTTGGAGAACcagaaaagaaaattaaagaggAAAAAGAAGATCCTgttgaaaaaggtgaaaaacctGGGAAAATACGATCTTCCCAGTATCTTACAGAAGAAGACTTAGCAGAGACACCTAAAGGTGGTCTAGATATCCTCAAGTCTTTAGAGAACACAGTTTCAAGTGCAATCAGTAAGGCTCAAACTGGAACTCCAACCTGGGGTGGATACCCGAGCATTCATGCTGCTTATCAGCTCCATGGATCTTTAAAGTCTTCCTTGCCCTCAGGAGCACAGATTCAACCTTTGTTCAGCAGTACCAGTTTGAAGACAATGCCTTCAGATTTGGGCTCTTTGATGAACTCACCAAATAGTTCGTCTCCACCTCCAAGTCACAGGAGTAACGTATTGGCCATGGAGGAGTTAGTTGAAAAAATGACAGGACAAACCACAGTCAAAAACGAAAAAGAAGACAAACCCGTAGATGTTAAGTATAGGCATGGCAAATCTCCAGTTCTAAATCATAAGGACAACAGAGCATCACCAAAAGCAGAAAACATTTCCAGGGTGGTAAAAAACTATATCTCAGAGGAGCAAAATGAGCCAAGAAGCACTGAAGGAGAGCAGAAAGAGGTCAAATTtgatgtgaaaataaaaaatgaagctgATTCACCAAAAAAATCCGTAAGCAATGGCTGCAGTAACTTGAGTATCATCACTGATCACTCACCAGAGCAACCTCTTGTGAACCCCCTCAGTGCTTTGCAGTCCATCATGAACAATCACTTGGGCAAGGCTGCCAAGGTCGCCACCCCCTTTATAGACCCATTTTCAATGCTTTCTAAAATGACCAACTCAGTTAATATGAAGCAAGCAGAGTCTATCAGTCAGTACAACAGTGACAATGATGATCAGCCCATGGACTTgacaaaatccaaaaacaaagaTCCAAGTCCGGGTAAGGGGGGTCCTattccaaaaaatgtcaacagtaAGCTTGTTTTTAAGAATTTCTCCCAGTCAACATCTCCGCCTCTTCGTGAGAATGCTTTAATGGATATTTCGGACATGGTAAAAAATCTGACGGGCCGTTTGACACCAAAATCTACCACTCCATCATCCGTCTCTGAAAAGTCTGATAATGATGGCGTTACGCTAGAAGATGGCACAGAGGAGCTTTCTCCGATCCAGAGAAGAAAAGGAAGGCAATCAAACTGGAATCCCCAACATCTGTTGATTCTTCAGGCCCAGTTTGCCTCTACTCTGAAAGAGGGCCCTGAAGGAAAGTTCATAATCAATGACTTGGGACCACAAGAACGAGTCCACATCTGTAAATTCACTGGGCTTTCCATGACTACTATCTCACATTGGCTGGCCAATGTAAAATATCAGTTAAAGCGAACAGGCAGCACAAAGTTCCTCAAAAGTATTGACTCTGGCCAACCCCTGTTTTTGTGCAGTGACTGTGCTTCCCAGTTCAGGACTCCCTCGTCCTACATTCATCACTTGGAATCCCACCTTGGGTTTACACTAAAGGACCTCTCAAAGCTTTCTCTAGACTTACTCGAGCAGCAAGCTATTTGTAGAATAGAGGAAAAGACTTTCAGTTCTTCTGGACTTTCAGATGAAGACACTGGCTCAGTACATCAGTGCAAACTGTGCAATCGGACATTTGTGAGCAAACATGCAATCAAATTGCACCTTTGCAAAACACATGGAAAGTCGCCCGAGGACCATCTCATGTTTGTTAAAGAGCTGGAAAAGTTTGATAAACAGTGA